One Aphelocoma coerulescens isolate FSJ_1873_10779 chromosome 8, UR_Acoe_1.0, whole genome shotgun sequence genomic region harbors:
- the RTCA gene encoding RNA 3'-terminal phosphate cyclase produces the protein MDGDMVEIDGGIMEGGGQILRVSTALSCLLGLPLRVRRIRAGRSQPGLRPQHLSGLEIVRDLCDGKLNGGEIGSTEVTFTPGKIKGGSHIADTKTAGSVCLLMQVAMPCVLFAASPSELHLKGGTNAEMAPQIDYTVMVFKPIVEKFNFTFNCDIKRRGYYPQGGGEVVVQMSPVKELSPINLTERGTVTKIYGRAFVAGALPIKLAKDMSAAAVRCIRREIRDLYINIHPVREPDDQAVGTGSGIIIVAETSTGCLLAGSSLGKRGKNSDKVGIEAAEKLLQNLKHGGTVDDSLQDQLIIFMALAKGVSRVKSGPITLHTQTAIHFAEQLTKAKFTVTKSEEEDPSNDTYIIECQGMGMINPNL, from the exons ATGGACGGGGACATGGTGGAGATAGATGGCGGGATCATGGAGGGG GGCGGGCAGATCCTGCGGGTGTCCACGGCGCTGAGCTGCCTGCTGGGGCTGCCGCTGCGGGTGCGCCGGATCCGCGCCGGGCGGAGCCAGCCCGGCCTCAG ACCTCAGCATCTGTCTGGATTGGAAATTGTTCGAGATCTGTGTGATGGGAAGCTGAATGGTGGAGAAATTGGCTCAACAGAAGTAACCTTCACTCCTGGGAAGATCAAAGGTGGAAGCCACATAGCAGATACAAAAACAGCAGG GAGTGTGTGTCTACTGATGCAGGTAGCAATGCCCTGTGTGCTGTTTGCTGCTTCCCCATCAGAGCTCCATTTAAAAGGTGGGACTAATGCGGAGATGGCTCCTCAGATAGACTACACAGTCATG gttttcaaGCCAATAGTTGAAAAGTTCAATTTCACATTTAATTGTGATATAAAAAGGAG GGGCTACTATCCTCAAGGAGGTGGTGAAGTTGTGGTCCAGATGTCTCCAGTCAAAGAGCTGAGCCCAATAAACTTAACAGAACGTGGCACAGTGACAAAGATATATGGAAGGGCATTTGTTGCTGGAGCACTGCCTATCAAA CTGGCAAAAGACatgtcagcagcagcagtgagatGCATCAGAAGAGAAATCAGAGATCTTTACATTAACATTCACCCTGTCAGAGAACCTGATGATCAAGCTGTTGGGACTGGAAGTGGAATAAT CATTGTTGCAGAGACCTCAACAGGTTGTTTGTTAGCTGGATCATCACTTGGCAAGAGAG GAAAGAATTCTGACAAGGTTGGCATTGAAGCAGCTGAGAAGCTGCTTCAGAATCTTAAACATGGTGGAACTGTGGATGATTCTCTGCAAGACCAA cTGATCATTTTTATGGCACTAGCAAAGGGAGTGTCTCGAGTGAAAAGCGGACCAATTACACTTCATACTCAAACAGCTATACACTTTGCAGAGCAGCTAACAAAG GCCAAATTTACTGTGACAAAGTCAGAAGAGGAAGACCCCAGTAATGATACCTACATCATTGAGTGCCAAGGAATGGGGATGATAAACCCAAACTTatag
- the DBT gene encoding lipoamide acyltransferase component of branched-chain alpha-keto acid dehydrogenase complex, mitochondrial isoform X2 — translation MAAVTALRSCCRAAGRLVCTHRIRSCSSIRFIKSKYVCVFDKSALKFSHQQRLFRTSAVSCGQIVQFKLSDIGEGITEVTVKEWYIKEGDSVSQFDSICEVQSDKASVTITSRYDGIIRKLHYSIDDIAFVGKPLVDIEIDASKGVAPEEDVVETPPMSHEEHTHQEIKGHKTLATPAVRRLAMENNIKLSEVVGTGKDNRILKEDILNYLAKQTGAILPPSPKAEIVPPLRKTETVPAAPKDKARKIPVPVSRPIAFSGKDKTEPVTGFQKAMVKTMSAALKIPHFGYCDEIDLTQLVQLREELKPLAELRGVKLSFMPFFIKAASLGLLQYPILNASLDENCQNVTYKASHNIGVAMDTEQGLIVPNVKNVQVCSVFDIAVELNRLQSLGSAGQLGTSDLTGGTFTLSNIGTIGGTYAKPVILPPEVAIGALGKIQVLPRFNGKGEVFKAQIMNVSWSADHRIIDGATMARFSNLWKSYLENPASMLLDLK, via the exons ATGGCGGCCGTGACCGcgctgaggagctgctgccgaGCCGCGGGGCGCCTG GTTTGCACTCATCGCATTAGATCGTGCAGCAGCATTCGCTTTATAAAATCAAAATATGTGTGCGTGTTTGACAAATCTGCCCTCAAGTTTAGTCATCAACAGCGATTATTCAGAACATCTGCTG TTTCATGTGGCCAAATTGTCCAGTTTAAGCTTTCTGACATTGGGGAAGGAATTACAGAGGTGACTGTAAAAGAATG GTACATAAAGGAGGGTGACAGTGTGTCTCAGTTTGACAGCATCTGTGAGGTACAGAGTGATAAAGCCTCTGTTACTATCACCAGTCGTTACGATGGCATCATTAGAAAACTCCATTACAGTATAGATGATATTGCTTTTGTTGGAAAACCACTAGTGGACATTGAAATTGATGCTTCAAAAG gTGTTGCTCCAGAAGAAGATGTTGTTGAAACACCTCCTATGTCTCATGAAGAGCACACTCACCAAGAGATAAAAGGTCACAAAACATTAGCAACCCCTGCAGTTCGTCGCCTGGCCATGGAGAACAAT ATTAAATTGAGTGAAGTTGTTGGGACAGGGAAAGATAACAGAATCCTTAAAGAAGATATACTCAACTACTTGGCCAAACAAACAGGGGCTATTTTGCCTCCATCACCGAAGGCTGAAATTGTCCCACCCCTGCGAAAAACAGAGACTGTGCCAGCTGCTCCAAAGGACAAAGCACGGAAAATCCCTGTACCTGTTTCCAGACCCATTGCATTTTCAGGAAAAGATAAAACTGAACCTGTAACAG GTTTTCAGAAGGCCATGGTAAAGACTATGAGTGCAGCCCTGAAGATCCCCCACTTTGGTTATTGTGATGAGATTGATTTGACTCAACTTGTTCAGCTGAGAGAAGAGTTGAAACCTCTAGCTGAACTCCGTGGAGTTAAGCTTTCCTTTATGCCTTTCTTCATAAAG GCAGCCTCTCTGGGATTGTTGCAGTATCCCATTCTTAACGCTTCTTTGGATGAGAACTGTCAAAATGTCACATATAAG GCTTCACACAACATTGGAGTTGCAATGGACACAGAGCAAGGTTTAATTGTCCCAAATGTGAAAAATGTTCAAGTCTGCAGTGTGTTTGACATTGCTGTGGAATTAAATCGCCTACAGTCCTTGGGCTCTGCAGGCCAACTGGGAACAAGTGACCTCACTGGGGGAACATTCACCCTTTCAAATATTGGCACA atTGGTGGCACTTATGCCAAACCAGTGATACTACCTCCTGAAGTAGCTATTGGAGCACTTGGAAAGATACAG GTTCTTCCTCGGTTTAATGGGAAAGGTGAAGTATTTAAAGCACAAATAATGAATGTGAGTTGGTCAGCTGATCATCGCATCATTGATGGAGCTACAATGGCCCGGTTTTCTAACTTGTGGAAATCTTACTTGGAGAACCCTGCTTCAATGCTGCTGGACCTTAAATAA
- the DBT gene encoding lipoamide acyltransferase component of branched-chain alpha-keto acid dehydrogenase complex, mitochondrial isoform X1, whose protein sequence is MLLVIIFTGVLFSGSSKKIISKFYSFELLEVCTHRIRSCSSIRFIKSKYVCVFDKSALKFSHQQRLFRTSAVSCGQIVQFKLSDIGEGITEVTVKEWYIKEGDSVSQFDSICEVQSDKASVTITSRYDGIIRKLHYSIDDIAFVGKPLVDIEIDASKGVAPEEDVVETPPMSHEEHTHQEIKGHKTLATPAVRRLAMENNIKLSEVVGTGKDNRILKEDILNYLAKQTGAILPPSPKAEIVPPLRKTETVPAAPKDKARKIPVPVSRPIAFSGKDKTEPVTGFQKAMVKTMSAALKIPHFGYCDEIDLTQLVQLREELKPLAELRGVKLSFMPFFIKAASLGLLQYPILNASLDENCQNVTYKASHNIGVAMDTEQGLIVPNVKNVQVCSVFDIAVELNRLQSLGSAGQLGTSDLTGGTFTLSNIGTIGGTYAKPVILPPEVAIGALGKIQVLPRFNGKGEVFKAQIMNVSWSADHRIIDGATMARFSNLWKSYLENPASMLLDLK, encoded by the exons ATGCTCCTTGTGATCATCTTCACAG GTGTGCTGTTTTCTGGCTCCTCTAAGAAGATAATTTCTAAATTTTACAGTTTTGAGCTACTTGAG GTTTGCACTCATCGCATTAGATCGTGCAGCAGCATTCGCTTTATAAAATCAAAATATGTGTGCGTGTTTGACAAATCTGCCCTCAAGTTTAGTCATCAACAGCGATTATTCAGAACATCTGCTG TTTCATGTGGCCAAATTGTCCAGTTTAAGCTTTCTGACATTGGGGAAGGAATTACAGAGGTGACTGTAAAAGAATG GTACATAAAGGAGGGTGACAGTGTGTCTCAGTTTGACAGCATCTGTGAGGTACAGAGTGATAAAGCCTCTGTTACTATCACCAGTCGTTACGATGGCATCATTAGAAAACTCCATTACAGTATAGATGATATTGCTTTTGTTGGAAAACCACTAGTGGACATTGAAATTGATGCTTCAAAAG gTGTTGCTCCAGAAGAAGATGTTGTTGAAACACCTCCTATGTCTCATGAAGAGCACACTCACCAAGAGATAAAAGGTCACAAAACATTAGCAACCCCTGCAGTTCGTCGCCTGGCCATGGAGAACAAT ATTAAATTGAGTGAAGTTGTTGGGACAGGGAAAGATAACAGAATCCTTAAAGAAGATATACTCAACTACTTGGCCAAACAAACAGGGGCTATTTTGCCTCCATCACCGAAGGCTGAAATTGTCCCACCCCTGCGAAAAACAGAGACTGTGCCAGCTGCTCCAAAGGACAAAGCACGGAAAATCCCTGTACCTGTTTCCAGACCCATTGCATTTTCAGGAAAAGATAAAACTGAACCTGTAACAG GTTTTCAGAAGGCCATGGTAAAGACTATGAGTGCAGCCCTGAAGATCCCCCACTTTGGTTATTGTGATGAGATTGATTTGACTCAACTTGTTCAGCTGAGAGAAGAGTTGAAACCTCTAGCTGAACTCCGTGGAGTTAAGCTTTCCTTTATGCCTTTCTTCATAAAG GCAGCCTCTCTGGGATTGTTGCAGTATCCCATTCTTAACGCTTCTTTGGATGAGAACTGTCAAAATGTCACATATAAG GCTTCACACAACATTGGAGTTGCAATGGACACAGAGCAAGGTTTAATTGTCCCAAATGTGAAAAATGTTCAAGTCTGCAGTGTGTTTGACATTGCTGTGGAATTAAATCGCCTACAGTCCTTGGGCTCTGCAGGCCAACTGGGAACAAGTGACCTCACTGGGGGAACATTCACCCTTTCAAATATTGGCACA atTGGTGGCACTTATGCCAAACCAGTGATACTACCTCCTGAAGTAGCTATTGGAGCACTTGGAAAGATACAG GTTCTTCCTCGGTTTAATGGGAAAGGTGAAGTATTTAAAGCACAAATAATGAATGTGAGTTGGTCAGCTGATCATCGCATCATTGATGGAGCTACAATGGCCCGGTTTTCTAACTTGTGGAAATCTTACTTGGAGAACCCTGCTTCAATGCTGCTGGACCTTAAATAA
- the LRRC39 gene encoding leucine-rich repeat-containing protein 39 isoform X1: MAETAVCLGTFTAVKTLWEVRIHKINEELQKEKEFRQRSAGRLLLVWEERAALAKLKEKVINEGGRAILRIEEEEWKTLPSCLLKLIHLQEWQLHRTSLQKIPQFIGRFHNLVVLDLSRNSIESVPKEIGQLTNLQELLLSYNRIKSIPKEISNCISLERLELAVNRSICDLPPQLSDLKKLSHIDLCMNQFTTIPSALLNMPNLEWLDMGGNKLQELPDAIDRMENLHTLWLQRNEINSLPETIGNMKNLSTLVLSNNKLKDIPTCMKDMTNLRFVNFRDNPLELEVTLPPCENTDEEEQQEMFGIDFMHMYIQESLKKTGKAFVLILISPQYSEEERNKLDK; encoded by the exons ATGGCTGAAACTGCAGTTTGCCTGGGAACATTCACTGCTGTGAAGACACTCTGGGAAGTGAGAATACACAAGATAAATGAAgaattacagaaagaaaaggaattcaGGCAGAGGTCTGCAGGAAG GCTACTGCTTGTCTGGGAGGAGAGAGCTGCTTTAGCAAAGCTCAAAGAAAAAGTTATTAATGAAGGTGGAAGAGCAATTTTAAGGATAGAGGAAGAAGAATGGAAG ACATTACCTTCATGCTTATTGAAACTAATCCATCTCCAGGAATGGCAGCTTCACAGAACTAGTTTGCAGAAAATTCCTCAGTTTATTGGAAGATTTCACAATCTTGTTGTTCTGGATCTATCCCGGAATTCAATTGAAAGTGTACCTAAAGAAATTG GCCAGCTGACCAATCTccaagagctgcttctcagctaCAACAGAATAAAATCTATTCCTAAGGAAATAAGTAACTGCATCAGTCTGGAAAGACTGGAACTGGCTGTCAACAGAAGTATCTGTGATCTTCCTCCTCAG CTCAGTGATTTAAAGAAGCTTTCACACATAGATCTGTGCATGAATCAGTTTACTACCATCCCTTCAGCTCTTCTCAACATGCCAAATCTGGAATGGTTAGATATGGGGGGAAACaaactccaggagctccctgatGCAATTGACAG AATGGAGAACCTCCACACTTTATGGCTCCAAAGGAATGAAATAAACTCTTTGCCAGAAACCATTGGTAATATGAAAAATCTTAGTACTCTTGTTCTTAGCAACAACAAACTTAAGGATATTCCCACTTGTATGAAGGACATGACAAATCTGAG ATTTGTCAACTTCAGAGACAATCCACTGGAGCTAGAGGTAACACTCCCTCCATGTGAGAACACAGACGAGGAGGAGCAACAGGAAATGTTTGGCATTGACTTCATGCACATGTATATTCAGGAGTCACTCAAGAAAACAGGCAAGGCTTTTGTATTAATTCTGATCTCTCCACAATACAGTGAGGAAGAGAGGAATAAACTGGATAAATAA
- the LRRC39 gene encoding leucine-rich repeat-containing protein 39 isoform X2, giving the protein MAETAVCLGTFTAVKTLWEVRIHKINEELQKEKEFRQRSAGRLLLVWEERAALAKLKEKVINEGGRAILRIEEEEWKTLPSCLLKLIHLQEWQLHRTSLQKIPQFIGRFHNLVVLDLSRNSIESVPKEIGQLTNLQELLLSYNRIKSIPKEISNCISLERLELAVNRSICDLPPQLSDLKKLSHIDLCMNQFTTIPSALLNMPNLEWLDMGGNKLQELPDAIDRMENLHTLWLQRNEINSLPETIGNMKNLSTLVLSNNKLKDIPTCMKDMTNLRFVNFRDNPLELEVTLPPCENTDEEEQQEMFGIDFMHMYIQESLKKTGNLESSSGSPPVMNPNE; this is encoded by the exons ATGGCTGAAACTGCAGTTTGCCTGGGAACATTCACTGCTGTGAAGACACTCTGGGAAGTGAGAATACACAAGATAAATGAAgaattacagaaagaaaaggaattcaGGCAGAGGTCTGCAGGAAG GCTACTGCTTGTCTGGGAGGAGAGAGCTGCTTTAGCAAAGCTCAAAGAAAAAGTTATTAATGAAGGTGGAAGAGCAATTTTAAGGATAGAGGAAGAAGAATGGAAG ACATTACCTTCATGCTTATTGAAACTAATCCATCTCCAGGAATGGCAGCTTCACAGAACTAGTTTGCAGAAAATTCCTCAGTTTATTGGAAGATTTCACAATCTTGTTGTTCTGGATCTATCCCGGAATTCAATTGAAAGTGTACCTAAAGAAATTG GCCAGCTGACCAATCTccaagagctgcttctcagctaCAACAGAATAAAATCTATTCCTAAGGAAATAAGTAACTGCATCAGTCTGGAAAGACTGGAACTGGCTGTCAACAGAAGTATCTGTGATCTTCCTCCTCAG CTCAGTGATTTAAAGAAGCTTTCACACATAGATCTGTGCATGAATCAGTTTACTACCATCCCTTCAGCTCTTCTCAACATGCCAAATCTGGAATGGTTAGATATGGGGGGAAACaaactccaggagctccctgatGCAATTGACAG AATGGAGAACCTCCACACTTTATGGCTCCAAAGGAATGAAATAAACTCTTTGCCAGAAACCATTGGTAATATGAAAAATCTTAGTACTCTTGTTCTTAGCAACAACAAACTTAAGGATATTCCCACTTGTATGAAGGACATGACAAATCTGAG ATTTGTCAACTTCAGAGACAATCCACTGGAGCTAGAGGTAACACTCCCTCCATGTGAGAACACAGACGAGGAGGAGCAACAGGAAATGTTTGGCATTGACTTCATGCACATGTATATTCAGGAGTCACTCAAGAAAACAG GAAATCTGGAAAGTTCTTCTGGTTCTCCTCCTGTCATGAATCCAAATGAATAA
- the TRMT13 gene encoding tRNA:m(4)X modification enzyme TRM13 homolog isoform X1 encodes MRSAAILLPPAGRGRNMAARGPAGAAMAAAGPQPGRCAYFVLRKRRFCRMIPAPGRRFCGEHSHEEEQNDRKRIPCPLDPKHTVYEDQLQKHLKKCNSREKPRPVYFVQDINAGLKDVAEIPEKQVPVSSLSIEELQDLIIKLKKASNGLELHLKEQILSHQALQEALNDPKNGESAFKHLKQQASILGNMEKLHLLGPGRCFVEFGAGRGKLSHWVDVALQNVESVQFLLVERATTRFKVDGKHKRRDSIFERLQVDIQHLCLNKVPILEKKKLPVVGIGKHLCGAATDLALRCLVESYTTCCDGGDEEPAPKRSRAAQTEVAPQRSAGNESTTEDHKPVAGIVIALCCHHKCDWTHYVGREFFKSVGLGPVEFHYFQRMSSWATCGMRETTSKASTSEDSEDQTDDTEEHEQTLSRTESGSDTLQGILSAEERKEIGCLCKRLIDHGRIEYLQQQGYKAALQYYTESAVSLENVLLTAVPSPSLIPEPTI; translated from the exons ATGCGCTCCGCCGCCATCTTGCTCCCGCCCGCGGGGAGGGGCCGCAACATGGCGGCGCGggggccggcgggagcggcaatggcggcggcggggccgcagCCGGGGCGCTGCGCTTACTTCGTGCTGAGGAAGAGGCGCTTCTGCAGGATGATTCCGGCGCCCGGCAGGCGCTTCTGCGGAGAGCACAGCCACGAGGAG GaacaaaatgacagaaaaagaaTTCCGTGCCCTCTTGATCCAAAACA CACTGTATATGAAGATCAACtacaaaaacatttaaaaaaatgtaactcAAGAGAGAAGCCAAGGCCC gtcTACTTTGTTCAAGATATTAATGCTGGTTTAAAAGATGTAGCAGAAATACCAGAAAAACAA GTTCCTGTATCTTCTCTCTCTAttgaagagctgcaggacttAATTATCAAGTTGAAAAAAGCAAGTAATG GCCTGGAACTTCATCTTAAGGAACAAATACTATCCCACCAGGCTTTACAAGAAGCCTTAAATGACCCAAAGAATGGGGAATCTGCTTTCAAACACCTGAAACAACAG GCTTCTATTTTAGGTAACATGGAGAAATTGCATTTACTTGGTCCAGGAAGGTGTTTTGTTGAGTTTGGAGCTGGGCGAGGAAAGCTGTCTCACTGGGTTGATGTTGCCTTACAGAATGTTGAAAGTGTTCAGTTTTTGCTTGTGGAAAGGGCAACCACAAGATTCAAG GTGGATGGAAAACATAAAAGGAGAGATTCTATATTTGAGAGACTTCAAGTAGACATTCAGCACTTATGTTTAA atAAGGTACCTattttggagaagaaaaaactacCAGTGGTAGGAATTGGGAAGCATTTGTGTGGTGCTGCGACAG ATCTTGCTTTGAGATGCTTGGTTGAAAGTTACACCACTTGCTGTGATGGTGGAGATGAAGAGCCTGCACCAAAAcgctccagggctgctcagACAGAGGTGGCTCCTCAGAGATCTGCTGGTAATGAAAGCACCACAGAAGACCATAAGCCTGTAGCTGGAATTGTTATTGCTCTGTGTTGCCATCACAAGTGTGACTGGACACATTATGTAGGCAGAGAGTTCTTTAAATCAGTAGGACTGGGACCAGTagaatttcattattttcagaGAATGAGTAGTTGGGCCACTTGTGGCATGCGAGAAACCACAAGCAAAGCTTCTACAAGTGAAGACAGTGAAGATCAAACTGATGACACAGAAGAACATGAGCAAACACTCAGCAGGACAGAAAGTGGTTCAGATACTTTACAAgg GATACTGAGTGCTGAGGAACGAAAGGAGATCGGCTGCCTCTGTAAACGGCTGATTGATCATGGCCGGATTGAGTATTTACAACAACAAGGATACAAGGCTGCACTACAGTATTATACAGAGTCTGCTGTGTCCTTGGAGAATGTGCTGTTGACAGCTGTCCCAAGCCCTTCTTTGATACCAGAGCCAACTATATGA
- the TRMT13 gene encoding tRNA:m(4)X modification enzyme TRM13 homolog isoform X2 → MIPAPGRRFCGEHSHEEEQNDRKRIPCPLDPKHTVYEDQLQKHLKKCNSREKPRPVYFVQDINAGLKDVAEIPEKQVPVSSLSIEELQDLIIKLKKASNGLELHLKEQILSHQALQEALNDPKNGESAFKHLKQQASILGNMEKLHLLGPGRCFVEFGAGRGKLSHWVDVALQNVESVQFLLVERATTRFKVDGKHKRRDSIFERLQVDIQHLCLNLALRCLVESYTTCCDGGDEEPAPKRSRAAQTEVAPQRSAGNESTTEDHKPVAGIVIALCCHHKCDWTHYVGREFFKSVGLGPVEFHYFQRMSSWATCGMRETTSKASTSEDSEDQTDDTEEHEQTLSRTESGSDTLQGILSAEERKEIGCLCKRLIDHGRIEYLQQQGYKAALQYYTESAVSLENVLLTAVPSPSLIPEPTI, encoded by the exons ATGATTCCGGCGCCCGGCAGGCGCTTCTGCGGAGAGCACAGCCACGAGGAG GaacaaaatgacagaaaaagaaTTCCGTGCCCTCTTGATCCAAAACA CACTGTATATGAAGATCAACtacaaaaacatttaaaaaaatgtaactcAAGAGAGAAGCCAAGGCCC gtcTACTTTGTTCAAGATATTAATGCTGGTTTAAAAGATGTAGCAGAAATACCAGAAAAACAA GTTCCTGTATCTTCTCTCTCTAttgaagagctgcaggacttAATTATCAAGTTGAAAAAAGCAAGTAATG GCCTGGAACTTCATCTTAAGGAACAAATACTATCCCACCAGGCTTTACAAGAAGCCTTAAATGACCCAAAGAATGGGGAATCTGCTTTCAAACACCTGAAACAACAG GCTTCTATTTTAGGTAACATGGAGAAATTGCATTTACTTGGTCCAGGAAGGTGTTTTGTTGAGTTTGGAGCTGGGCGAGGAAAGCTGTCTCACTGGGTTGATGTTGCCTTACAGAATGTTGAAAGTGTTCAGTTTTTGCTTGTGGAAAGGGCAACCACAAGATTCAAG GTGGATGGAAAACATAAAAGGAGAGATTCTATATTTGAGAGACTTCAAGTAGACATTCAGCACTTATGTTTAA ATCTTGCTTTGAGATGCTTGGTTGAAAGTTACACCACTTGCTGTGATGGTGGAGATGAAGAGCCTGCACCAAAAcgctccagggctgctcagACAGAGGTGGCTCCTCAGAGATCTGCTGGTAATGAAAGCACCACAGAAGACCATAAGCCTGTAGCTGGAATTGTTATTGCTCTGTGTTGCCATCACAAGTGTGACTGGACACATTATGTAGGCAGAGAGTTCTTTAAATCAGTAGGACTGGGACCAGTagaatttcattattttcagaGAATGAGTAGTTGGGCCACTTGTGGCATGCGAGAAACCACAAGCAAAGCTTCTACAAGTGAAGACAGTGAAGATCAAACTGATGACACAGAAGAACATGAGCAAACACTCAGCAGGACAGAAAGTGGTTCAGATACTTTACAAgg GATACTGAGTGCTGAGGAACGAAAGGAGATCGGCTGCCTCTGTAAACGGCTGATTGATCATGGCCGGATTGAGTATTTACAACAACAAGGATACAAGGCTGCACTACAGTATTATACAGAGTCTGCTGTGTCCTTGGAGAATGTGCTGTTGACAGCTGTCCCAAGCCCTTCTTTGATACCAGAGCCAACTATATGA
- the TRMT13 gene encoding tRNA:m(4)X modification enzyme TRM13 homolog isoform X3 — MIPAPGRRFCGEHSHEEEQNDRKRIPCPLDPKHTVYEDQLQKHLKKCNSREKPRPVYFVQDINAGLKDVAEIPEKQVPVSSLSIEELQDLIIKLKKASNGLELHLKEQILSHQALQEALNDPKNGESAFKHLKQQNVESVQFLLVERATTRFKVDGKHKRRDSIFERLQVDIQHLCLNKVPILEKKKLPVVGIGKHLCGAATDLALRCLVESYTTCCDGGDEEPAPKRSRAAQTEVAPQRSAGNESTTEDHKPVAGIVIALCCHHKCDWTHYVGREFFKSVGLGPVEFHYFQRMSSWATCGMRETTSKASTSEDSEDQTDDTEEHEQTLSRTESGSDTLQGILSAEERKEIGCLCKRLIDHGRIEYLQQQGYKAALQYYTESAVSLENVLLTAVPSPSLIPEPTI, encoded by the exons ATGATTCCGGCGCCCGGCAGGCGCTTCTGCGGAGAGCACAGCCACGAGGAG GaacaaaatgacagaaaaagaaTTCCGTGCCCTCTTGATCCAAAACA CACTGTATATGAAGATCAACtacaaaaacatttaaaaaaatgtaactcAAGAGAGAAGCCAAGGCCC gtcTACTTTGTTCAAGATATTAATGCTGGTTTAAAAGATGTAGCAGAAATACCAGAAAAACAA GTTCCTGTATCTTCTCTCTCTAttgaagagctgcaggacttAATTATCAAGTTGAAAAAAGCAAGTAATG GCCTGGAACTTCATCTTAAGGAACAAATACTATCCCACCAGGCTTTACAAGAAGCCTTAAATGACCCAAAGAATGGGGAATCTGCTTTCAAACACCTGAAACAACAG AATGTTGAAAGTGTTCAGTTTTTGCTTGTGGAAAGGGCAACCACAAGATTCAAG GTGGATGGAAAACATAAAAGGAGAGATTCTATATTTGAGAGACTTCAAGTAGACATTCAGCACTTATGTTTAA atAAGGTACCTattttggagaagaaaaaactacCAGTGGTAGGAATTGGGAAGCATTTGTGTGGTGCTGCGACAG ATCTTGCTTTGAGATGCTTGGTTGAAAGTTACACCACTTGCTGTGATGGTGGAGATGAAGAGCCTGCACCAAAAcgctccagggctgctcagACAGAGGTGGCTCCTCAGAGATCTGCTGGTAATGAAAGCACCACAGAAGACCATAAGCCTGTAGCTGGAATTGTTATTGCTCTGTGTTGCCATCACAAGTGTGACTGGACACATTATGTAGGCAGAGAGTTCTTTAAATCAGTAGGACTGGGACCAGTagaatttcattattttcagaGAATGAGTAGTTGGGCCACTTGTGGCATGCGAGAAACCACAAGCAAAGCTTCTACAAGTGAAGACAGTGAAGATCAAACTGATGACACAGAAGAACATGAGCAAACACTCAGCAGGACAGAAAGTGGTTCAGATACTTTACAAgg GATACTGAGTGCTGAGGAACGAAAGGAGATCGGCTGCCTCTGTAAACGGCTGATTGATCATGGCCGGATTGAGTATTTACAACAACAAGGATACAAGGCTGCACTACAGTATTATACAGAGTCTGCTGTGTCCTTGGAGAATGTGCTGTTGACAGCTGTCCCAAGCCCTTCTTTGATACCAGAGCCAACTATATGA